A single genomic interval of Plodia interpunctella isolate USDA-ARS_2022_Savannah chromosome 16, ilPloInte3.2, whole genome shotgun sequence harbors:
- the LOC128676398 gene encoding uncharacterized protein LOC128676398 produces MARNEVAERIIDSLAFEVEASPQDNILEVSGTSKSTPLNLKIKVRKKDEALFQQGVVSVPKLGQPKKSPDKIRLVNSDQTVLSFKVFVDTDPEKKPAKKRKRFFGGCLSSEDYDDDDTYIESNNTTKPGEVAKLNFGLSKNVEDMQLQTRKPIMFFGNTCKPGGCLDPPYGEDRYSYGPKKCNVKIPTENRYSHGTTEYKDKIPTENIYSDETTENKDKTPTENKDSHESTEYNDKSPTKNDTEISYAITNDSMVESLDKTTKNCEPKTLTPIVVSGGISRTSNQKRSIQSIDVKLSFRDLGDLSHFSLVKDFVEKKRITQSENILEVPTPEDEMVITKLYPKDNDSSFQSETTSSTQGNEDNFATTTLEVEGATLILGAAAIQEIKRSKKENSNQEKESTTPINKNENKKNLRSGDDGQNASDIMVYPEKEVLNTPTVKSDDAFHNLDTNEYDEDFITVGETVKPINANKISKNAEPRDLQITPDLDKNREDENENYARDQKLQSREDNNIIQSEKYASRDNLSNSNEKLIKGGNDDTGNIIPEIKKTSDVTDDNISHDAFQTNDHVQNHVINEIMSKNNTEANGKSNDQPVDELAINLNSDNNENSPMLEDLNNTNDGIHIKTVENKFGTDEKKMLNSDENGELYDLEDLNKTRDVVNIKNVPHQFSTDDENILKNQQSELEKPEELTKTSDRDLNKQSDMDSIRDKSSKIDTHKADNINNLRQTQASNELTNPEIAKTSSSSGYDNMNLKVDFINDDTLVMDNDKNKLKDKDQAIDSIISSRDGSKFQVKKDFINMNLAFQSYTNDQNESVIKSLDSITDIKREPQDNVTIIKSQLRIDAPNMIKVPIDARNYMTLQVKASGQQISPQTSSRTTEGAASRGPKKPSSNVGSASTGSEKSPILEDLPFSVSKGSDHRGILTKVPSRGSQKNDVESFQNLLSTVYDHQLIPLHRLISDLKTDVDKLASEQLWLKENCRRIRKPAKLTHSSRKCGCSRKFN; encoded by the exons ATGGCCAGGAATGAAGTAGCCGAACGTATTATTGACAGTTTGGCATTTGAAGTGGAGGCATCACCACAAGATAACATCTTGGAAGTTTCTGGAACCTCCAAGTCTACTCCGCTCAATCTAAAAATCAAAGTTCGTAAAAAAGATGAAGCGTTATTTCAGCAGGGGGTCGTATCTGTCCCTAAACTAGGACAACCGAAAAAATCACCAGATAAAATCAGATTAGTCAACAGCGACCAAACTGTCTTGTCGTTCAAAGTGTTCGTCGACACTGATCCGGAGAAGAAGCCTGCGAAGAAgcgtaaaagattttttg GAGGGTGTCTAAGTTCAGAAGACtacgatgatgatgataccTATATAGAAAGCAACAATACGACCAAACCAGGTGAAGTTGCAAAACTCAATTTCGGTCTATCAAAAAATGTTGAGGACATGCAGCTACAAACACGCAAGCCCATCATGTTCTTCGGTAATACATGTAAACCAG gTGGGTGCTTAGATCCTCCTTATGGTGAAGACAGATATTCATATGGACCAAAGAAATGTAATGTCAAAATTCCCACTGAAAATAGATATTCACATGGAACTACGGAATATAAAGACAAAATACCcactgaaaatatatattcagatGAAACGACggaaaataaagacaaaactCCCACTGAAAATAAAGATTCACATGAATCGACGGAATATAACGACAAAAGTCCAACTAAAAATGATACAGAAATTAGTTATGCAATTACAAACGACAGTATGGTTGAATCACTggataaaacaacaaaaaattgtgaacCTAAAACTTTGACTCCTATTGTAGTATCTGGTGGAATCAGTAGAACAAGCAATCAAAAAAGAAGTATTCAGTCTATAGACGTCAAGCTATCATTCCGAGACCTTGGCGACCTTAGTCATTTTAGTTTAGTCAAAGACttcgttgaaaaaaaaagaataacacaatctgaaaatattttagaggTACCTACTCCTGAGGATGAAATGGTTATAACAAAACTTTACCCTAAAGATAATGACAGTAGTTTTCAAAGCGAAACAACTTCGTCTACACAAGGAAATGAAGATAATTTCGCCACTACTACACTGGAAGTCGAAGGAGCTACACTTATATTAGGAGCAGCAGCAATTCAAGAAATTAAACGttcaaagaaagaaaattcaaatcaagAAAAAGAATCAACTACACcgataaacaaaaatgaaaacaaaaaaaatcttagatCTGGGGATGACGGTCAAAATGCTTCTGACATCATGGTTTATCCAGAAAAAGAAGTTTTAAACACCCCTACAGTTAAATCAGACGACGCTTTTCATAATTTGGATACCAATGAATATGATGAGGACTTCATAACTGTAGGGGAGACAGTTAAACCCATTAATgctaacaaaatttcaaagaatGCAGAACCGAGAGATCTTCAAATTACACCTGACTTAGACAAGAATCGCGAAGATGAAAACGAAAATTACGCGCGGGATCAGAAATTACAATCTAGggaagataataatattattcaaagtGAAAAGTATGCATCAAGAGATAActtatcaaattcaaatgagAAATTGATAAAAGGAGGAAATGACGATACAGGGAACATtatacctgaaataaaaaaaactagtgaCGTAACAGATGATAACATTTCTCATGACGCTTTTCAAACTAATGACCACGTACAAAACCacgtaataaatgaaattatgagtaaaaataatacagagGCAAATGGTAAATCAAATGATCAACCTGTCGACGaacttgcaataaatttaaacagtgATAACAATGAGAATTCACCAATGCTTGAAGACTTGAATAACACAAATGACggcatacatataaaaacggttgaaaataaatttggcacagatgagaaaaaaatgctTAATAGTGATGAAAATGGAGAATTGTACGATCTTGAAGACTTGAACAAAACAAGAGATGTCGTAAACATCAAAAATGTTCCTCATCAATTTAGCACAGATGATGaaaatattctcaaaaatCAACAATCTGAATTAGAGAAGCCCGAAGAATTAACTAAAACAAGTGACCGTGACTTGAATAAACAAAGTGACATGGATAGTATTCGCGACAAATCCTCTAAAATTGACACACATAAGGcagacaatataaataatttacgacAAACACAAGCCTCTAACGAATTAACTAATCCCGAGATTGCAAAAACTTCAAGCAGCAGTGGATAtgataatatgaatttaaaagtAGACTTCATTAATGATGATACACTAGTTATGGATAATGATAAGAATAAATTGAAAGATAAAGATCAAGCAATTGATTCCATTATAAGTTCTCGAGATGGATCtaaatttcaagtaaaaaaagatttcataaatatgaaCCTTGCATTTCAATCGTACACTAATGATCAAAATGAGAGCGTCATCAAATCACTTGATAGCATAACAGACATTAAAAGGGAACCCCAAGACAAtgtaacaattataaaatccCAATTACGAATAGACGCACCAAATATGATCAAAGTTCCTATAGACGCTCGTAACTACATGACGCTCCAAGTGAAAGCGAGTGGGCAACAAATATCTCCTCAAACATCATCTCGTACAACTgaag GAGCAGCTTCGAGAGGCCCTAAGAAACCATCTTCTAATGTAGGGTCGGCTTCGACGGGATCTGAAAAATCACCTATTTTAGAAGATCTTCCGTTTTCTGTTTCCAAGGGATCGGATCACCGGGGCATTTTAACAAAAGTGCCATCACGTGGCTCACAAAAAAATGATGTAGAATCGTTTCAAAATCTACTGTCAACGGTTTACGATCACCAACTGATCCCACTGCATCGTCTCATTTCCGATTTAAAGACAGACGTGGACAAATTGGCATCTGAACAACTTTGGCTAAAGGAAAACTGTCGTAGGATAAGAAAACCCGCCAAACTTACACATTCTAGTAGAAAATGCGGATGTTCCAGAAAATTTAACTAG